A region of Cellulophaga sp. RHA19 DNA encodes the following proteins:
- a CDS encoding M48 family metallopeptidase: MKKILLVLTIFLAVSACKTNPFTGKKTLNMYPNSSIFPTAFAQYDQFLTENKTITGTSEARMIASVGQRIASAAERWLTANGYPGYLQDYKWEYNLVDDNTVNAWCMPGGKIVFYTGILPICQDETGIAVVMGHEVAHALADHGAQRMSAGQLQQIGAVAGNVLIKDEGAKNTFNQAYGVGSQVGVMLPFSRGHETEADRIGLQIMAIAGYNPDEAAELWKRMKANSGGQSQPEFMSTHPSNDTRINNLTAWAPAAKEEAKKFGVTTFK; this comes from the coding sequence ATGAAGAAGATATTATTAGTATTAACTATTTTTTTAGCAGTTTCTGCTTGTAAAACAAATCCGTTTACAGGAAAGAAAACATTAAATATGTACCCAAACAGTTCAATATTTCCTACTGCTTTTGCGCAATATGATCAGTTTTTAACTGAAAACAAAACAATAACAGGTACTAGTGAAGCAAGGATGATTGCCTCTGTAGGGCAACGTATAGCTTCAGCAGCAGAACGTTGGTTAACAGCAAATGGGTATCCTGGGTATTTACAAGATTACAAATGGGAATATAACTTGGTAGATGATAATACGGTAAACGCTTGGTGTATGCCAGGAGGTAAAATTGTTTTTTACACAGGTATTTTACCAATTTGTCAAGATGAAACAGGTATAGCTGTAGTTATGGGGCATGAAGTAGCGCACGCGTTAGCAGATCACGGAGCGCAACGTATGTCTGCAGGGCAGTTACAGCAAATAGGTGCTGTTGCAGGTAATGTTTTAATTAAGGATGAAGGAGCAAAAAATACATTTAACCAGGCATACGGTGTAGGATCTCAAGTAGGGGTAATGTTACCTTTTAGTAGAGGTCATGAAACAGAAGCAGATCGTATTGGTTTGCAAATTATGGCAATTGCAGGTTATAACCCAGACGAAGCAGCAGAGCTTTGGAAAAGAATGAAAGCCAATAGTGGAGGACAATCTCAGCCAGAGTTTATGAGTACACACCCATCTAACGATACTAGAATAAATAATTTAACAGCTTGGGCGCCTGCAGCTAAAGAAGAAGCTAAGAAATTTGGTGTAACTACTTTTAAGTAA
- a CDS encoding DUF3817 domain-containing protein, with the protein MIKAFRLIAILEGISYLLLFGVGMPLKYMAGIKDPNIYIGNAHGILFIAYAILAFFVCRQLKWGIKRYAILFIASLLPFGTFYIEEKYFSPKALKA; encoded by the coding sequence ATGATTAAAGCATTTAGACTTATTGCAATATTAGAAGGAATATCTTACTTATTACTATTTGGTGTTGGTATGCCCTTAAAATATATGGCAGGGATTAAAGATCCTAACATATACATTGGTAATGCACACGGCATACTATTTATAGCATACGCTATATTGGCATTTTTTGTATGCAGACAATTAAAATGGGGTATAAAAAGATACGCTATACTATTTATAGCCTCCCTACTACCCTTTGGAACATTTTACATTGAAGAAAAATATTTTAGCCCTAAAGCATTAAAAGCGTAG
- a CDS encoding outer membrane beta-barrel protein, with translation MKKLFIVAIAVLGFTFGAQAQEGFGAGVNLGIPMGDLDDFYGFNAGVDVQYLGAVSETFYAGGTIGYSHYFGKTYDAGPGIEIEQDDIQFLPIAAVAKFMITEDFSIGTDLGYALGLKENVDGGFYYRPKLGYRIADSIELNLSYAGISLEDDINASTFNIGFMFQL, from the coding sequence ATGAAAAAGTTATTTATTGTAGCTATTGCAGTTTTAGGATTTACTTTTGGAGCGCAGGCTCAAGAAGGTTTTGGAGCAGGTGTTAATTTAGGTATTCCAATGGGAGATTTGGATGATTTTTATGGCTTTAACGCAGGTGTGGATGTACAGTATTTGGGAGCTGTTTCAGAAACTTTTTACGCAGGTGGTACTATTGGGTATTCTCACTATTTTGGTAAAACTTATGATGCAGGTCCTGGTATTGAAATAGAGCAAGATGATATTCAGTTTTTGCCAATTGCTGCCGTAGCTAAATTTATGATTACTGAAGATTTTTCTATAGGTACAGATTTAGGTTATGCTCTTGGCCTTAAGGAAAATGTAGATGGTGGTTTTTATTACCGTCCTAAATTAGGTTACAGAATTGCAGATTCAATTGAGCTTAATTTATCATATGCTGGTATTAGTTTAGAAGATGATATAAATGCATCTACTTTTAATATAGGATTTATGTTTCAGTTGTAA
- a CDS encoding DUF1572 family protein translates to MSFVNDYKESMLFEFHRNKTMAEKTFNQLTNQDLHWTYGEADNSIAIIVKHMVGNMLSRWTNFFTEDGEKEWRNRESEFVAPYQNKEEMLVHWNKGWDCLFAAIDSINEDNFNNKIKIRAVEHSVMAAVSRQLAHYAGHIAQIAYVGRMLKGKQWQSLSIPAGKSDEFNKQMFSK, encoded by the coding sequence ATGAGTTTTGTTAATGACTATAAAGAAAGTATGCTGTTTGAGTTTCACCGAAACAAAACAATGGCAGAAAAAACATTTAACCAACTTACCAACCAAGATTTGCATTGGACTTATGGTGAAGCTGATAATAGCATTGCCATTATTGTAAAACATATGGTTGGCAATATGCTAAGTAGATGGACAAACTTTTTTACTGAAGATGGCGAAAAAGAATGGCGCAATAGAGAGTCCGAGTTTGTTGCTCCTTACCAAAATAAAGAAGAAATGCTAGTACATTGGAACAAAGGCTGGGATTGCTTATTTGCTGCAATAGATAGTATTAATGAAGATAATTTTAACAATAAAATTAAAATTAGAGCTGTAGAGCATTCTGTTATGGCAGCTGTAAGCAGGCAATTAGCTCACTACGCTGGGCATATTGCACAAATTGCTTACGTTGGCAGAATGCTAAAAGGTAAGCAATGGCAATCTCTCTCTATACCAGCAGGAAAATCTGATGAATTTAACAAACAAATGTTTAGCAAGTAA
- the msrB gene encoding peptide-methionine (R)-S-oxide reductase MsrB: MSKKYTVEKTEEEWKAELPAQSYNVLRNKGTEYPHTGEFNLHFKDGSYNCKGCNAKLFEADHKFESGCGWPSFDKAIEGSIEYVKDTSHGMTRVETVCANCGGHLGHVFDDGPQETTGQRYCINSASLNFNPS; this comes from the coding sequence ATGAGTAAAAAATATACTGTAGAAAAAACAGAAGAAGAGTGGAAAGCTGAACTTCCCGCGCAATCTTACAACGTTTTAAGAAATAAAGGGACAGAATACCCGCATACTGGCGAATTTAACCTGCACTTTAAAGATGGTAGTTATAACTGTAAAGGTTGTAATGCTAAACTTTTTGAAGCAGACCACAAGTTTGAAAGTGGTTGTGGATGGCCCTCTTTTGATAAAGCTATAGAAGGCTCTATTGAATATGTAAAGGATACAAGCCACGGAATGACACGAGTTGAAACTGTTTGCGCTAATTGTGGCGGACATTTAGGTCACGTTTTTGATGATGGACCACAAGAAACAACAGGACAGCGCTACTGCATAAACTCTGCTAGTTTAAATTTTAATCCGTCTTAA
- the msrB gene encoding peptide-methionine (R)-S-oxide reductase MsrB, with protein MYKKLLILSVVALFISCKGNSQKTKEATKKQDLAKIEKTDAQWKKELTPLQYNVLRKAGTERAFSSNLLQIKEKGIYSCAACDTPLFKSEHKFKSGTGWPSFDRTIEGNVAFDVDYKIGYKRTEEHCAVCGGHLGHVFNDGPKTTGERHCINGAALKFTPTK; from the coding sequence ATGTATAAAAAATTACTAATTTTAAGTGTAGTAGCGCTATTTATAAGTTGCAAAGGAAACTCGCAAAAAACTAAAGAAGCTACAAAAAAACAAGACTTAGCAAAAATTGAAAAAACAGATGCTCAGTGGAAAAAAGAATTAACACCTTTACAATATAACGTATTACGCAAAGCAGGTACAGAACGTGCTTTTTCTAGCAATCTTTTACAAATTAAAGAAAAAGGAATTTATAGTTGTGCTGCTTGCGACACTCCTTTGTTTAAAAGTGAACATAAATTTAAGTCTGGTACCGGATGGCCTAGTTTTGATAGAACAATAGAAGGCAATGTTGCTTTTGATGTTGATTATAAAATTGGATATAAGCGTACAGAAGAACATTGCGCTGTTTGCGGCGGACATTTAGGTCACGTTTTTAATGATGGACCAAAAACAACAGGAGAAAGACACTGTATTAACGGTGCTGCTTTAAAATTTACACCTACAAAATAA
- a CDS encoding outer membrane beta-barrel protein, with the protein MKKLFIVAVASLGFVMGVQAQEESTDVINGQTSKGKWLIEANTNFGKLTESNTSFSLRSEDGDTSWSVGAEGGYFIADDLAVKVGLGYFKGSGSGRGSSSFNYKLGAKYYIASMIPVQVDFSGVSIKDYDDNATFVGLQGGYAIFLGKNVSVEPGLRYNISLDEDVTDSQFQFNIGFALHF; encoded by the coding sequence ATGAAAAAGTTATTTATTGTAGCTGTTGCAAGTTTGGGGTTTGTTATGGGAGTTCAGGCCCAAGAAGAATCAACTGATGTTATTAATGGACAAACTAGTAAAGGAAAATGGTTAATTGAAGCTAATACTAATTTTGGTAAATTAACTGAATCAAATACTTCTTTTAGTTTAAGATCTGAGGACGGTGATACTTCTTGGAGTGTTGGGGCAGAAGGAGGTTATTTTATAGCTGATGATTTAGCTGTAAAAGTTGGTTTAGGATACTTTAAAGGTAGTGGAAGTGGCCGTGGTAGTAGTTCTTTTAATTATAAGTTAGGTGCTAAGTACTATATTGCTAGTATGATTCCTGTACAAGTAGATTTTTCAGGAGTAAGTATTAAAGACTACGATGATAATGCAACCTTCGTTGGTTTACAAGGAGGATATGCAATTTTTTTAGGTAAAAATGTTAGTGTAGAGCCTGGTTTACGTTATAATATATCTTTAGATGAGGATGTAACTGATAGTCAGTTTCAGTTCAATATTGGTTTCGCTTTACATTTCTAA
- a CDS encoding head GIN domain-containing protein, with translation MKKIITLSLALTLTFAANAQWGKRVKGNGNITTDTRNVGDYEAISLSGFFDVELVDGKEGKITIQGDENIINHIKTEVKNGKLVIKAEKGMNLTPSRNSKLLVTVPVEHINEATLSGSGDIVGKTTLVSNTFETSISGSGDISLKVKTKELKASMSGSGDINLSGSATDFTVRVSGSGDISAYDLEADYVKALVSGSADIKVTAKETIDARVSGSGDIRYRGNPKKIESKTSGSGGISKG, from the coding sequence ATGAAAAAAATAATAACACTTAGCCTAGCTCTAACCTTAACTTTTGCAGCAAATGCACAGTGGGGAAAGCGTGTAAAAGGAAACGGAAATATTACTACAGATACTAGAAATGTTGGAGATTATGAAGCAATTTCTTTATCTGGTTTTTTTGATGTAGAACTTGTAGATGGTAAAGAAGGAAAAATTACTATCCAAGGAGATGAAAACATTATTAATCATATTAAAACAGAAGTTAAAAACGGAAAACTGGTAATTAAGGCTGAAAAAGGAATGAATTTAACTCCGTCTAGAAACAGCAAATTGTTAGTTACTGTACCTGTAGAACACATAAATGAAGCAACATTATCTGGCTCTGGCGACATAGTTGGCAAAACAACTTTAGTTAGCAATACTTTTGAAACTAGCATCTCTGGCTCAGGAGACATAAGCCTAAAAGTTAAAACAAAAGAACTAAAAGCATCTATGTCTGGGTCTGGAGATATTAATTTAAGTGGCTCTGCAACCGACTTTACTGTTAGAGTATCTGGTTCTGGAGATATCTCTGCATATGATTTAGAAGCAGACTATGTAAAAGCATTGGTATCTGGTTCTGCAGATATTAAAGTTACCGCTAAAGAAACTATAGACGCTAGAGTATCTGGTTCTGGTGATATTAGATACCGAGGAAATCCTAAAAAAATAGAAAGTAAAACTTCTGGTTCTGGTGGTATTTCTAAAGGATAA
- the aroQ gene encoding type II 3-dehydroquinate dehydratase, with the protein MKILIINGPNLNLLGKREPTIYGNTTFVDYFSGLQLTYKNIELSYYQSNIEGELISKIQEVGFSYDGIVLNAAAYTHTSIGIGDAIKAIETPVVEVHISNTFGREEFRHQSYISPVAKGVILGFGLQSYDLAIQSFLASK; encoded by the coding sequence ATGAAAATACTTATAATTAACGGGCCAAACCTAAACCTTTTAGGTAAAAGAGAGCCAACAATATATGGTAATACTACTTTTGTAGATTATTTTTCAGGCTTACAACTAACTTATAAAAATATAGAGTTAAGTTATTACCAGTCTAATATAGAGGGTGAGCTTATATCTAAAATACAAGAAGTGGGCTTTAGTTATGATGGTATTGTTTTAAATGCTGCTGCATACACGCATACATCTATTGGTATTGGTGATGCAATAAAAGCTATAGAAACACCTGTTGTAGAGGTGCATATTTCTAATACATTTGGGCGTGAAGAATTTCGTCATCAATCTTATATATCTCCTGTTGCTAAAGGCGTGATACTTGGTTTTGGCTTACAGAGTTATGATTTGGCTATACAGAGCTTTTTAGCATCAAAATAA
- a CDS encoding RNA polymerase sigma factor — protein MSQQKEHINTLLLQCKQGKQSAQLEIYNRYYKAMHNTAYRIVKHSAEAEDIMQESFLSAFTKLHTYKGEVAFGAWLKRIVINNSIYQYRKQQKNTVVALDDIMYRVKDNDSSTKDDGETQLKAQKVMDAMQHLKDNYRISLTLHLIEGYDYEEISEIMNISYANCRTTISRAKESLRKQLTSACI, from the coding sequence TTGAGCCAACAAAAAGAACATATCAATACTTTATTGCTACAATGCAAGCAAGGTAAGCAAAGTGCACAGCTAGAGATCTATAACCGGTACTATAAAGCAATGCACAACACTGCATACCGAATTGTAAAACATAGCGCCGAAGCAGAGGATATTATGCAAGAATCGTTTTTAAGTGCATTTACAAAATTACATACCTATAAAGGTGAAGTAGCTTTTGGTGCTTGGTTAAAACGAATAGTAATTAACAATAGTATTTACCAATACAGAAAGCAACAAAAAAACACAGTAGTTGCTTTAGATGATATTATGTACAGGGTCAAAGATAATGATAGTAGTACAAAAGATGATGGTGAAACACAATTGAAGGCTCAAAAAGTGATGGATGCCATGCAACATTTAAAAGACAACTATAGAATTTCTTTGACCTTACATTTAATTGAAGGGTATGACTATGAAGAAATAAGTGAAATAATGAATATTAGTTATGCAAATTGTAGAACTACAATTTCTAGAGCTAAAGAAAGTTTGCGTAAACAATTAACTAGCGCTTGCATATGA
- a CDS encoding diphthine--ammonia ligase: MHKTYFNWSSGKDSALALYKMQQSKTHKVDRLVTSVNASFNRVSMHGLRLPLLEAQAKAIGLPLETIMLNADVSMSAYNKVMKTAMQGLITEGYTHAVFGDIFLEDLKKYREEKLQEVGVNGVFPLWKHDTKELLKELLQLGFKAITVCVNAKLLDESFVGREVDESFFNDLPENVDPCGENGEFHTFVYDGPIFKNPVRFTVGEKVQKGYTPTTNKDDNCFKKDEDTTWDTSFWYCDLLPNK, translated from the coding sequence ATGCATAAAACATATTTTAACTGGAGTAGTGGTAAAGACTCTGCCTTGGCACTGTATAAAATGCAACAATCTAAAACACATAAAGTAGATAGACTTGTAACTTCTGTAAATGCTAGTTTTAACAGAGTGTCTATGCACGGTTTACGTTTGCCGCTTTTAGAGGCGCAAGCAAAGGCTATTGGCTTGCCTTTAGAAACTATTATGTTAAATGCAGATGTATCTATGTCTGCATACAATAAGGTTATGAAAACCGCAATGCAAGGCTTAATTACAGAAGGGTATACACACGCAGTTTTTGGAGATATTTTTTTAGAAGATTTAAAAAAGTATAGAGAAGAGAAACTCCAAGAAGTTGGTGTAAATGGAGTTTTTCCGCTTTGGAAACATGATACAAAAGAGTTGCTAAAAGAGTTATTGCAATTGGGGTTTAAAGCAATTACAGTTTGTGTAAATGCTAAATTACTAGATGAGTCCTTTGTTGGTAGAGAGGTAGATGAAAGTTTTTTTAACGATTTACCAGAGAATGTAGATCCTTGTGGAGAAAACGGAGAGTTTCATACGTTTGTGTATGATGGTCCTATTTTTAAAAATCCTGTACGTTTTACAGTAGGGGAGAAAGTACAAAAAGGATATACGCCAACGACAAATAAAGATGACAATTGCTTTAAAAAAGATGAAGATACTACTTGGGATACTTCCTTTTGGTATTGTGATCTTCTTCCTAATAAATAA
- the lpdA gene encoding dihydrolipoyl dehydrogenase, which yields MSNFDVIVLGSGPGGYVTAIRASQLGLKTAIVEKESLGGVCLNWGCIPTKALIKSAQVFEYLKHAGDYGLNADNVDKDFGAIIKRSRGVAEGMSKGVQFLMKKNKIEVINGYGTLKSGKKVSVKDADGKETEYSADHIVVATGARSRELPSLPQDGKKIIGYREAMSLPEQPKKMVVVGSGAIGMEFAYFYNSIGTEVTVVEYLPSVVPVEDQDISKQLERSFKKAGIKVMTSSEVTKVDTAGNGVSVHVKTSKGEEIIQADVVLSAVGIKTNIENIGLENVGIATDRDKIMVNDYYQTNIPGYYAIGDVTPGPALAHVASAEGILCVEKIAGMHVEPIDYGNIPGCTYCIPEIASVGLTEKQAKEKGFDLKIGKFPFSASGKAKASGTPEGFVKVIFDAKYGEWLGCHMIGAGVTDMIAEAVVARKLETTGHEILKAIHPHPTMSEAVMEAVADAYDEVIHL from the coding sequence ATGAGCAATTTTGATGTTATTGTTTTAGGTAGTGGACCAGGTGGTTATGTAACTGCAATTAGAGCTTCACAATTAGGTTTAAAAACAGCTATTGTAGAGAAAGAAAGTTTAGGCGGTGTATGTTTAAATTGGGGTTGTATCCCTACCAAAGCATTAATTAAATCTGCTCAGGTTTTTGAGTATTTAAAGCACGCGGGCGACTACGGTTTAAATGCTGATAATGTAGACAAGGACTTTGGTGCTATTATTAAGCGTAGCCGAGGTGTTGCTGAAGGTATGAGTAAAGGGGTTCAGTTTTTAATGAAAAAAAATAAAATTGAAGTCATTAACGGTTATGGTACTTTAAAGTCTGGCAAAAAGGTATCTGTCAAAGATGCAGACGGTAAAGAAACCGAATATAGTGCAGACCATATTGTTGTAGCAACTGGTGCACGTAGTAGAGAATTACCAAGTTTACCACAAGACGGTAAAAAAATTATAGGATATAGAGAAGCAATGTCTTTACCAGAACAACCTAAAAAAATGGTTGTTGTTGGTAGTGGTGCTATAGGTATGGAGTTTGCATACTTCTACAACTCTATTGGTACAGAGGTTACAGTGGTAGAATATTTACCAAGTGTAGTTCCTGTAGAGGACCAAGATATATCTAAACAATTAGAGCGTAGCTTTAAAAAAGCAGGTATAAAAGTAATGACTTCGTCTGAAGTTACTAAAGTAGATACTGCTGGTAACGGTGTTAGTGTACACGTTAAAACTAGTAAAGGAGAAGAAATTATACAGGCAGATGTTGTTTTATCTGCGGTAGGTATTAAAACTAACATTGAAAACATTGGCTTAGAAAATGTTGGTATTGCTACAGACAGAGATAAAATTATGGTAAATGATTATTATCAAACAAACATACCTGGTTACTACGCAATTGGAGATGTTACTCCTGGGCCAGCTTTAGCACACGTTGCTTCTGCAGAAGGTATTTTATGTGTAGAAAAAATAGCAGGTATGCACGTAGAACCTATAGATTACGGTAACATACCAGGTTGTACTTACTGTATTCCAGAAATTGCTTCTGTTGGTTTAACAGAAAAACAAGCAAAAGAAAAAGGATTTGATTTAAAAATTGGAAAGTTCCCATTCTCTGCTAGTGGTAAAGCTAAAGCTTCTGGTACTCCAGAAGGTTTTGTTAAAGTTATTTTTGATGCTAAGTATGGTGAGTGGTTAGGTTGCCATATGATTGGTGCTGGTGTTACAGATATGATTGCTGAGGCTGTTGTTGCTCGTAAATTAGAAACTACAGGTCATGAAATACTAAAAGCTATACATCCACACCCAACAATGAGTGAAGCTGTTATGGAAGCCGTAGCAGATGCTTATGACGAGGTAATACACTTGTAG
- a CDS encoding MFS transporter: MTSIALVKGSKKLLNAWAFYDWANSVYSLVIASAIFPIFYGALFRAANIEKVTIFGGEIARAPLISYTTSLAFVFIAIITPLISGVADYLGNKRMFMKFFCYLGGVSCIGLYWFSLDNLYFGLLCFFMGLVGFWVSFAINNSYLPDVAHPEQMDAISAKGFSMGYAGSVILLLFNLLMVMKPEFFGIETDSEGIAELKAMKYSFVTVGIWWIIFSQYTFYYLPKGNKQEGDRKNVILNGFKELKGVWGQLGSQVKLKRYLIAFFVYSMAVQTVMLIATYFGEEEIAWGTDKERTTGLIVSILVIQIVAILGALVTAAASKKFGNVKTLVVVNILWVVICIYAFYMITPIDFYIGAGCVGLVMGGIQALSRSTYSKFLPETKDTTSFFSFYDVAEKIGIVIGTFLYGFVAQVTGSMRNAIVFLAIFFIAGVVLLLRVDKK; encoded by the coding sequence ATGACCAGTATTGCATTAGTAAAAGGAAGTAAAAAGCTATTAAACGCCTGGGCTTTTTATGATTGGGCAAACTCAGTTTACAGTTTAGTAATAGCATCTGCTATTTTTCCTATTTTTTATGGAGCACTTTTTAGAGCAGCAAACATAGAAAAAGTAACCATTTTTGGAGGCGAAATTGCTAGAGCTCCTTTAATTAGTTATACTACATCTTTAGCATTTGTATTTATTGCCATTATTACACCTTTAATTTCTGGCGTTGCAGATTATCTAGGGAATAAAAGAATGTTTATGAAATTCTTTTGCTATTTAGGCGGAGTTTCATGTATTGGTTTGTATTGGTTTTCATTAGATAATTTATACTTTGGTTTGCTTTGTTTTTTTATGGGGTTAGTTGGTTTTTGGGTGAGTTTTGCTATAAACAATTCTTATTTACCAGATGTTGCCCACCCAGAGCAGATGGATGCTATTAGTGCCAAAGGTTTTTCTATGGGCTATGCAGGCAGTGTTATATTATTGCTTTTTAATTTGTTGATGGTGATGAAACCGGAGTTTTTTGGAATTGAAACAGATTCTGAGGGTATTGCAGAGCTAAAAGCAATGAAATATTCTTTTGTTACTGTTGGTATTTGGTGGATTATTTTTAGTCAATATACATTTTACTACTTGCCTAAAGGAAATAAGCAGGAGGGCGACCGTAAAAATGTAATTTTAAATGGTTTTAAAGAGTTAAAAGGAGTTTGGGGGCAACTTGGTAGTCAGGTTAAATTAAAGCGTTATTTAATAGCTTTTTTTGTATACAGTATGGCTGTGCAAACAGTAATGCTAATTGCTACTTATTTTGGAGAAGAAGAAATTGCTTGGGGGACAGACAAGGAACGTACAACAGGCCTAATAGTAAGTATTTTAGTGATACAAATAGTTGCTATTCTTGGAGCATTAGTGACAGCGGCAGCATCTAAAAAGTTTGGTAATGTAAAAACACTTGTGGTGGTAAATATATTGTGGGTAGTAATATGTATTTATGCATTTTATATGATAACGCCTATAGATTTTTACATAGGAGCTGGTTGTGTAGGCCTGGTTATGGGAGGTATACAAGCGTTGTCTAGGTCTACTTATTCTAAATTTTTACCAGAAACAAAAGATACTACGTCCTTTTTTAGTTTTTATGATGTTGCAGAGAAAATAGGAATTGTAATAGGAACCTTTTTATATGGTTTTGTAGCACAAGTAACAGGTAGTATGCGTAATGCTATTGTGTTTTTAGCCATATTTTTTATAGCAGGTGTAGTATTGCTTTTACGAGTAGATAAAAAATAA